One Propionispora hippei DSM 15287 genomic region harbors:
- a CDS encoding FliO/MopB family protein, whose translation MIRKVIACLLLLSTVFLPLQILAQETTGTYLQYQEPKAPEISWLSSIAYIFSLLVTFGVILFLAYLASRFLGKKMGSLSAVNGGRILSSISLGTNRAVQVVEIAGKVLVLGVTDHTIVLLQEITDETEIARLKDRPAVAVQPQFGTLFERHLTSLQNIAQKFPGVLDSRQENDRRKR comes from the coding sequence ATGATAAGGAAAGTAATTGCTTGTTTGCTGCTGCTTAGTACAGTTTTTTTGCCCTTACAGATTCTGGCTCAGGAGACGACAGGTACTTATTTGCAGTACCAGGAGCCTAAAGCTCCGGAAATCTCCTGGCTGTCTTCTATCGCTTATATCTTTTCCTTATTGGTTACTTTTGGGGTTATTTTGTTTTTAGCGTATCTTGCATCACGCTTCCTGGGGAAAAAAATGGGAAGCTTGTCGGCAGTCAATGGCGGGCGGATACTAAGCTCCATTTCTTTGGGCACCAACCGCGCCGTACAGGTGGTTGAAATTGCCGGGAAAGTGCTTGTATTGGGTGTAACTGACCACACGATTGTGTTATTGCAGGAAATTACGGATGAAACGGAAATTGCCAGGCTTAAAGACAGACCGGCGGTCGCGGTCCAGCCCCAATTCGGCACTTTATTTGAAAGACACCTTACTTCCCTACAGAATATAGCACAAAAATTTCCCGGAGTACTTGATTCGCGGCAGGAAAATGATCGTAGGAAGAGGTAA
- the fliP gene encoding flagellar type III secretion system pore protein FliP (The bacterial flagellar biogenesis protein FliP forms a type III secretion system (T3SS)-type pore required for flagellar assembly.), with translation MVLVALLLITGGCLQTAEAAPLVPFPSVNIGVNSAANPQDTALSLQLLFMLTVLSIAPSILIMMTSFTRIIVVLSFLRSALATQQMPPNQILVGLALFLTFYTMSPYVDQMNKNALQPYLAGSITQEAAMTEAMKPMREFMFKQTRENDLALFVNLAESERPNSPEDVPTMTLIPAFIISELKTAFQIGFLLYIPFIVIDMVVASTLMAMGMMMVPPAMISLPFKILLFVLVDGWHLIIHSLITSFR, from the coding sequence ATTGTTCTAGTTGCACTCCTGCTTATAACCGGAGGGTGTTTGCAAACCGCGGAAGCGGCGCCGTTAGTGCCGTTTCCCAGTGTTAATATTGGTGTGAATTCGGCGGCAAATCCGCAGGATACGGCGTTGAGCCTGCAGCTCCTGTTCATGCTGACGGTATTGTCGATTGCACCGTCCATTCTGATTATGATGACGTCTTTTACCCGGATTATTGTGGTGTTGTCCTTTTTGAGAAGTGCCCTGGCAACTCAGCAGATGCCTCCTAATCAGATACTTGTTGGACTGGCCTTATTTCTGACCTTTTACACTATGTCGCCTTATGTGGATCAAATGAATAAAAATGCTTTGCAGCCCTATCTGGCGGGAAGCATTACGCAGGAAGCCGCCATGACCGAGGCGATGAAGCCGATGCGCGAATTTATGTTTAAACAAACACGAGAAAATGATTTGGCGCTTTTTGTCAATCTGGCGGAAAGTGAACGGCCTAATTCGCCGGAGGATGTGCCGACGATGACTCTGATTCCGGCTTTTATCATCAGTGAACTTAAAACAGCCTTTCAAATCGGCTTTTTACTGTATATCCCTTTTATTGTCATTGACATGGTGGTGGCAAGTACTTTGATGGCCATGGGGATGATGATGGTGCCGCCGGCGATGATTTCTCTCCCGTTTAAGATCTTATTGTTCGTATTGGTTGACGGGTGGCATTTGATTATTCATTCACTCATTACCAGCTTTAGATAG
- the fliQ gene encoding flagellar biosynthesis protein FliQ has product MSSDLTIQIGRDALYMVMLISAPMLGLGLLVGVMVSIFQATTQIQEQTLAFIPKIIAVFIAILVFGPWMLSLLVDYTREIFLSMPTMIH; this is encoded by the coding sequence ATGTCGAGCGATTTAACAATACAGATAGGCCGGGATGCGCTTTACATGGTGATGCTAATTTCCGCGCCGATGCTGGGCTTGGGCCTTTTGGTGGGGGTTATGGTCAGTATCTTTCAGGCGACCACGCAGATTCAGGAGCAGACACTGGCGTTTATTCCAAAAATTATTGCCGTATTTATCGCGATTTTGGTTTTTGGCCCCTGGATGCTTAGTTTGCTGGTAGATTATACAAGGGAAATTTTTCTCAGCATGCCGACCATGATACATTGA
- the fliR gene encoding flagellar biosynthetic protein FliR — translation MDIFSMMENQVGVFLLIFTRMSGICVAAPIFGSRNLPAYAKAGLSLALTYVIFPLVFQADMYIPSQLPPYVFLVFKEFIVGLLIGFVCSMVFHAVQMTGNLLDMQIGFGIVNTIDPMSGQQIPLVGNFKYILALLTFLSVNGHHVLLSALFSSFRMVPLTQVQLQPQLAGIFIDLVSSMFILAFKISLPVLVAIILTDVALGILARTMPQMNIFVVGIPGKIIIGIFSLSLALPFYILFLEVAFNGMYSDMYHLLSKLK, via the coding sequence TTGGATATATTCTCAATGATGGAAAATCAGGTCGGGGTATTTTTGCTGATCTTTACCCGGATGAGCGGAATTTGTGTGGCGGCCCCTATCTTTGGCAGCCGGAATCTTCCAGCTTATGCGAAGGCCGGTTTGTCTCTGGCGTTGACCTATGTTATTTTTCCGCTGGTCTTTCAGGCTGACATGTATATCCCGTCGCAACTACCGCCTTATGTATTTCTTGTTTTTAAAGAATTTATAGTTGGTTTGTTGATTGGCTTTGTCTGCTCCATGGTGTTTCACGCCGTGCAGATGACAGGCAATCTGCTGGACATGCAGATTGGATTTGGTATTGTAAATACAATTGATCCCATGTCAGGACAACAAATTCCCCTCGTTGGGAATTTTAAATATATTTTAGCGCTGCTTACATTTTTGTCCGTGAACGGGCATCATGTGTTGTTATCGGCTCTTTTTTCCAGCTTCCGTATGGTTCCGCTAACCCAGGTACAGCTACAGCCGCAGTTAGCCGGAATCTTTATTGATTTGGTCAGCAGTATGTTTATCCTGGCCTTTAAAATCAGTTTGCCCGTTCTAGTTGCCATAATTTTGACCGATGTGGCGCTGGGGATTCTGGCGCGAACAATGCCGCAGATGAATATTTTTGTCGTCGGTATACCGGGTAAGATTATTATCGGCATTTTTTCCTTATCGTTAGCCTTGCCTTTTTATATTCTTTTTTTGGAAGTGGCATTTAATGGAATGTACAGCGACATGTATCACCTGCTATCCAAGCTTAAATGA
- the flhB gene encoding flagellar biosynthesis protein FlhB: protein MECTATCITCYPSLNDGQSNYKLRQLNLQLFNEEKTEDPTAKRQQESREKGQVAKSMEVNSVFVVMAAFLALKGFGSYMYSELTHFMVLLFSYGNADFTINSIHHLFIEASIVFIKVCFPIMFVVLITALAVNFLQVGFLFSLEPLIPSFEKLSFNPAKALQKMFSKRSLAELVKSCIKIAIVGYFIYRFAVKETMQVPKLASVDLFDSLQFIASLVLNLVYQISAVMIILAALDYFYQGWEHKNSLKMTKQEVKEEFKQVEGNPAIKSKIRERQRAMAMRRMMQEVPKADVVVTNPTHFAVALKYDKSMPAPTVVAKGQDLIAQRIKEIAQEHRVVIVENKPLARTLFASAEIGQIIPQDLYQAVAEVLAYVFRLKKRLS, encoded by the coding sequence ATGGAATGTACAGCGACATGTATCACCTGCTATCCAAGCTTAAATGACGGACAGTCGAATTATAAGCTGAGACAGCTTAATCTTCAACTTTTCAATGAAGAGAAGACCGAAGATCCGACCGCCAAAAGGCAGCAGGAATCGCGGGAAAAGGGGCAAGTTGCCAAGAGTATGGAAGTTAATTCCGTCTTTGTGGTGATGGCCGCCTTCCTGGCTCTTAAGGGGTTTGGCTCTTATATGTACAGCGAACTGACTCATTTTATGGTGTTGCTTTTTTCCTATGGAAATGCTGATTTTACGATAAACAGTATTCATCATTTATTTATCGAAGCCAGTATTGTTTTTATTAAGGTCTGTTTCCCCATTATGTTTGTTGTGCTGATTACGGCATTAGCTGTGAATTTTCTCCAGGTCGGGTTTCTCTTTTCGCTGGAGCCGCTGATCCCTTCTTTCGAAAAATTGAGCTTTAACCCGGCAAAGGCTCTGCAAAAGATGTTTTCCAAACGTTCTCTGGCTGAATTGGTAAAGTCATGCATCAAAATTGCCATTGTCGGCTATTTTATTTATCGTTTTGCCGTCAAAGAGACCATGCAGGTACCTAAACTGGCCAGTGTTGATTTATTTGATTCCCTGCAATTTATTGCTTCCCTGGTACTGAATTTAGTTTATCAAATTTCTGCTGTTATGATTATTCTGGCGGCTTTGGACTACTTCTATCAAGGCTGGGAGCATAAGAACAGTCTAAAAATGACCAAGCAGGAAGTTAAGGAAGAATTCAAACAGGTGGAAGGAAATCCGGCGATCAAAAGTAAAATCAGAGAGCGACAGCGGGCCATGGCTATGCGCCGGATGATGCAGGAGGTGCCAAAGGCTGATGTAGTGGTTACCAACCCGACCCATTTCGCGGTTGCCCTGAAATATGATAAATCAATGCCTGCTCCTACGGTGGTGGCCAAAGGGCAGGATTTAATTGCCCAGCGGATTAAGGAAATCGCTCAGGAGCACCGCGTGGTAATTGTTGAGAACAAACCGCTGGCGCGGACCCTGTTCGCCAGTGCTGAAATCGGGCAGATCATTCCCCAGGACCTGTATCAGGCTGTTGCCGAAGTGCTGGCCTATGTATTCCGCCTGAAAAAACGTCTTTCTTAG
- the flhA gene encoding flagellar biosynthesis protein FlhA, which produces MVAQTSPFAKILKYSDILVAVALITIVIMMIIPLPTLILDLLLSLNITLGLVIVMVAVYTVNPLEFSVFPSLLLITTLFRLALNVSSTRLILLDGYAGDVILAFGNFVVGGNAVIGFIIFVVLIIIQFIVITRGAERVAEVAARFTLDAMPGKQMSIDADLNAGLISDADARQRRKNIQQEADFYGAMDGASKFVKGDAIAAIIIIIINIVGGFVIGMWQRNMEILQALQSYTLLTVGEGLVNQIPALLISTATGIVVTRAASESNLGHDLASQIFANSRVFFIVSGVLLLLGFVPGLPGIPFLSLGIILFFIGYTLHKNVRSVAQQEIDNQEEKEKEEVRKPENIVSLLQVDPMELEIGYSLIPMVDVGQGGDLLDRVVMIRRQCALEMGLVVPTIRIRDNIQLKPNVYVIKLKGIEIAKGELLLDHYMAMNPGTVFEEMTGIETVEPAFGLPALWIQEANREQAELAGYTVVDPVSVLATHLTEVIKTFAAEILGRQETQTLLDGVKQHNAALVDELTPNLLSVGDIQKVLANLLRERISIRDMVTILSTLCDYATLSKDTELLSEYVRHALARQISRQYAPNDTLACLTIDPQLENKISSSVQRTERGSFVALDPNTMQVLIRNLNTELQKLTNMGYQPLILASPAVRLYFRKLTERVAPTLTVLSYAELEPKVEVQALGMVKV; this is translated from the coding sequence TTGGTTGCACAAACATCTCCGTTTGCCAAAATATTAAAATATAGCGATATCCTTGTAGCTGTGGCATTAATCACAATTGTTATTATGATGATTATTCCGCTGCCGACCCTGATTTTGGACTTATTATTATCTTTGAATATTACCTTGGGTCTGGTGATTGTCATGGTGGCGGTGTATACGGTCAATCCTCTGGAATTTTCTGTATTTCCTTCTTTGCTGTTAATTACCACCCTGTTCCGGTTGGCCTTGAACGTGTCTTCCACGAGATTGATTCTGCTTGACGGTTATGCCGGTGATGTGATTTTGGCGTTCGGTAACTTTGTTGTCGGCGGTAATGCCGTTATCGGGTTTATTATTTTCGTAGTGCTCATCATCATTCAGTTTATTGTTATTACCCGCGGCGCGGAGCGGGTTGCCGAAGTTGCTGCCCGGTTTACGCTGGATGCCATGCCCGGTAAACAGATGAGTATTGACGCCGATTTGAACGCGGGCTTGATCAGTGATGCCGATGCCAGACAGCGCCGTAAGAACATTCAGCAAGAAGCCGATTTTTACGGCGCCATGGATGGGGCCAGTAAATTTGTTAAAGGCGACGCTATTGCTGCTATCATTATTATTATTATCAATATTGTCGGCGGTTTTGTCATAGGCATGTGGCAGAGAAATATGGAAATCCTCCAGGCGTTACAAAGCTATACGCTGCTGACTGTGGGGGAAGGCCTGGTCAACCAGATACCGGCCCTCTTAATATCGACGGCTACCGGTATTGTCGTGACGCGGGCTGCTTCCGAGTCGAACCTGGGACATGATCTTGCCAGCCAGATTTTTGCCAATTCACGCGTGTTCTTTATTGTCTCCGGCGTATTGTTACTGCTGGGCTTTGTACCGGGCTTGCCGGGAATACCGTTTTTGTCGCTTGGTATTATTCTATTCTTTATCGGTTATACACTGCATAAAAACGTTAGATCGGTTGCGCAGCAAGAAATTGATAATCAGGAAGAAAAAGAAAAAGAAGAGGTCCGCAAACCGGAAAATATTGTTTCGCTCCTGCAGGTTGATCCAATGGAGCTGGAGATTGGCTATAGCTTAATTCCCATGGTAGATGTAGGGCAGGGCGGTGATTTGTTGGACCGGGTTGTCATGATCCGGCGCCAGTGCGCTCTGGAAATGGGATTGGTAGTTCCTACCATCCGTATTCGCGATAATATCCAACTCAAGCCCAATGTGTATGTAATTAAGCTGAAAGGTATTGAAATTGCTAAAGGCGAGCTTTTGTTAGATCATTATATGGCGATGAATCCTGGAACCGTTTTTGAGGAAATGACCGGCATTGAGACTGTGGAACCTGCTTTTGGCCTGCCGGCGCTTTGGATTCAAGAAGCCAACCGGGAACAGGCGGAATTGGCCGGTTATACCGTGGTCGATCCGGTTTCCGTTTTGGCCACCCATTTAACTGAAGTGATTAAAACCTTTGCGGCGGAAATATTAGGTCGTCAGGAGACACAGACGCTGCTTGACGGGGTGAAACAGCATAACGCCGCATTGGTCGATGAGCTTACACCGAACTTACTGTCAGTCGGCGATATACAAAAAGTTCTGGCCAATCTGTTGCGGGAACGGATTTCCATCCGGGATATGGTAACTATCTTGTCTACCTTGTGCGATTACGCAACCTTAAGCAAGGATACCGAATTGTTATCGGAATATGTGCGCCATGCACTGGCCCGGCAAATTTCCCGGCAATATGCTCCCAATGACACACTGGCCTGTTTGACGATTGATCCCCAGTTGGAAAATAAAATTTCGTCTTCCGTACAGCGTACCGAGCGTGGCTCTTTTGTGGCGCTGGATCCTAATACCATGCAAGTGTTGATTAGAAATTTGAATACTGAACTGCAGAAATTAACGAATATGGGCTATCAGCCGCTTATTTTGGCTAGCCCGGCAGTCAGATTGTATTTCCGCAAATTGACGGAGCGGGTTGCGCCGACACTGACAGTACTTTCTTATGCGGAATTAGAACCTAAAGTGGAAGTTCAGGCGTTAGGGATGGTGAAAGTATAA
- the flhF gene encoding flagellar biosynthesis protein FlhF: protein MKIFTAATMQEGMAQIKSELGRDAVILHTRRLKKGGVLGFFGKEVIEITAGVEATPQVATQATVPVPEVKMPPARPVLIDGDSKMTAVQLELGTMRKLLEQVLHKIPLQEEKKSPVFAMLEQNDIDEQIAAELVREAAKTKFPAGIHFTEDQAVLEVLRTYLQRSEGITVLPNATKTVAFIGPTGVGKTTTIAKLAANFAIKEGFKVALITADTYRISAVEQLKTYADIIGVPIEIVYTPDELKLAIQRHQDKQLILIDTAGRSPKNHYQLGELQALLEINPYIEVHLVLSMTTKYKEALDIVHSFSGCSPQKFLFTKLDEASNIGTMLNLLYQFPVTLSYVATGQNVPDDIELADPGKLMNLILKE from the coding sequence GTGAAAATTTTTACTGCTGCCACCATGCAGGAAGGTATGGCACAAATAAAAAGTGAATTGGGCCGTGACGCCGTCATTCTTCACACCCGCCGCTTGAAAAAGGGTGGTGTGCTGGGCTTTTTCGGCAAGGAAGTGATTGAAATTACCGCCGGGGTGGAAGCAACGCCACAAGTAGCGACACAGGCAACGGTTCCGGTGCCGGAAGTCAAAATGCCTCCGGCCAGACCTGTCCTCATTGACGGTGATTCTAAAATGACGGCGGTACAATTGGAGCTCGGTACGATGCGTAAGCTCTTGGAACAGGTTTTGCATAAGATTCCGCTTCAGGAAGAGAAAAAATCGCCCGTTTTTGCCATGCTGGAGCAAAACGACATTGATGAACAGATTGCAGCCGAACTAGTCAGGGAAGCTGCCAAGACGAAATTCCCGGCGGGTATACATTTTACAGAGGATCAGGCTGTCCTGGAAGTTCTGCGTACTTATCTGCAACGGAGCGAAGGTATTACCGTTCTGCCGAATGCAACAAAGACGGTGGCTTTTATCGGGCCGACCGGTGTGGGAAAGACAACCACCATCGCCAAACTGGCCGCTAATTTTGCCATTAAGGAAGGGTTTAAGGTAGCTCTGATTACAGCCGATACTTACCGGATTTCAGCGGTTGAACAATTAAAGACCTACGCCGATATTATCGGCGTTCCCATTGAGATTGTCTATACGCCCGACGAACTGAAGCTGGCTATTCAGCGGCATCAGGACAAGCAGTTGATTCTTATTGATACAGCGGGGCGCAGCCCCAAAAACCACTACCAGTTGGGTGAACTGCAGGCTTTGCTGGAGATTAATCCTTATATCGAGGTGCATCTGGTATTAAGTATGACTACGAAATACAAAGAAGCGCTGGATATTGTTCATAGTTTTTCCGGCTGTTCGCCTCAGAAATTCTTATTTACCAAACTTGATGAGGCCAGTAACATTGGAACCATGCTCAATTTGTTATATCAGTTTCCGGTCACCCTTTCCTATGTGGCTACCGGCCAAAATGTTCCCGATGATATTGAACTGGCCGATCCCGGTAAGTTAATGAATTTAATACTGAAGGAGTAA
- a CDS encoding MinD/ParA family protein, producing the protein MRDQAEKLRKIVQQSRFANHAPLPARDRAKTRVIAVTSGKGGVGKTNFTVNLSLALAGLGQKVVLLDADLGMANVDVVLGCPATYNLLNLVEDRIHIEDVTVNGPRGIRFLSGGSGVYELANMNSVQIHHILSQLSVLEDWADIILVDTGAGIGRNVLDFVIAADEVIIITTPEPTAMTDAYAMMKVYAGQKGTSPLRLVVNRVLDSQEGRDVAERLNTVATRFLGLQLHSLGMVYEDTNMRQAVKFQTPMLLAYPDSVASQCIESIARKLLYTGSSSVLTGIRGFFNRIFDII; encoded by the coding sequence ATGCGGGATCAAGCAGAAAAATTAAGAAAGATTGTTCAGCAATCCCGTTTTGCCAATCACGCGCCCTTACCGGCCAGGGACCGGGCCAAGACCCGTGTCATAGCTGTAACAAGCGGTAAAGGCGGTGTGGGGAAAACGAATTTTACCGTAAACCTATCCTTGGCATTAGCCGGACTGGGCCAGAAGGTTGTCTTACTGGACGCCGACCTGGGGATGGCTAATGTTGATGTGGTGCTGGGTTGTCCGGCCACTTATAATTTGCTGAACCTGGTAGAAGACCGTATTCACATTGAAGATGTCACGGTAAATGGACCGCGGGGCATACGCTTCCTTTCCGGCGGGTCGGGAGTATATGAGCTGGCTAACATGAATTCCGTTCAAATACACCATATCCTCAGTCAACTTAGTGTCCTGGAAGACTGGGCAGACATTATTTTAGTTGACACAGGCGCAGGTATCGGCCGTAATGTGCTTGACTTTGTCATTGCAGCCGATGAAGTGATTATTATTACGACGCCTGAACCGACGGCGATGACCGATGCTTATGCGATGATGAAAGTGTACGCCGGTCAGAAAGGGACTTCGCCGCTGAGGCTGGTGGTGAACAGGGTATTGGATTCCCAGGAGGGAAGGGATGTGGCGGAGCGGCTAAATACCGTGGCCACCCGCTTTTTAGGACTGCAGCTTCATAGTCTGGGGATGGTTTATGAAGATACCAATATGCGCCAGGCGGTAAAATTCCAGACTCCGATGCTACTTGCCTACCCGGATAGCGTAGCTTCACAATGTATTGAGAGCATTGCGCGAAAATTGCTGTATACCGGCAGCTCCAGTGTGTTGACGGGAATCAGAGGCTTTTTTAATCGAATATTTGACATTATTTGA
- a CDS encoding flagellar brake protein codes for MINFSNFLRQGGILILEEEVFKINQRLTLILPEKVSVAECYSRIEDMTPEAMTIAMPMSKGYPIIIPNGSTVWGRVVENGQVYQFQSTVTGKRISPLPVWILTLPTNITKVQQRSFVRLDIILPVKIQMMSEQQGEDAPLYDLLTKNISGGGVCLISQDKLKLGTKLNVQLQLPEQEVWTIASEVVRLDMPQNDRQLYWIGIRFLDIAEPIRNRLIRFIFRKQLEQRQKEV; via the coding sequence TTGATAAATTTTAGTAATTTTTTACGGCAAGGAGGAATCCTTATTTTAGAAGAAGAAGTATTTAAGATAAATCAACGCCTGACTTTGATTTTACCGGAGAAGGTTAGTGTAGCCGAATGTTACAGCCGCATAGAGGATATGACTCCTGAGGCCATGACGATCGCCATGCCGATGAGCAAAGGTTATCCTATCATTATTCCCAACGGAAGTACCGTCTGGGGCAGAGTGGTGGAAAACGGCCAGGTGTATCAATTTCAAAGCACCGTTACAGGCAAGAGGATATCACCGCTGCCTGTTTGGATCTTAACCTTGCCTACTAATATTACTAAAGTACAGCAGCGTTCCTTTGTCCGGTTGGATATTATCTTACCTGTTAAGATTCAAATGATGTCTGAACAACAGGGTGAGGATGCGCCCTTATATGATCTGCTGACTAAGAATATCAGTGGCGGCGGTGTTTGCCTGATCAGTCAGGATAAACTTAAGCTTGGCACCAAACTAAATGTGCAGCTCCAACTGCCTGAGCAGGAAGTCTGGACAATTGCCAGTGAAGTGGTTAGATTGGATATGCCCCAGAATGATCGGCAATTATATTGGATCGGTATTAGATTTCTGGATATTGCAGAACCCATAAGAAACAGGTTGATTCGCTTTATTTTCAGAAAACAATTGGAACAGCGGCAGAAAGAAGTGTAG
- a CDS encoding protein-glutamate methylesterase/protein-glutamine glutaminase, whose translation MIKVLIVEDSAFMRKLLSDVFSAESDFIVDTARNGKDALDKIKRFKPDLITMDVEMPVMDGLTALEIIMRENPTPVVMVSSLTRDGAEATMKALDLGAVDFVAKTAGPISSVAGIGTEIINKCRAAAQVNVQTLRRKPFSAVPLPAKPVISSAPLPVKTSEYPAVSEERIVAIGTSTGGPRALQEIITKLPGNLPCGVVVVQHMPPGFTKSLSERLNSLSSVTVKEAEHNDVIRPGLVLIAPGDYHMTVEAEGGRKVVKLAQNPPIGGHRPAVDPMLESVAKIYGAKAVGVILTGMGHDGAKGMQTIRQQKGYTIAEDQSTSVVFGMPKAAIELGVIDKVLPLPAIASEIIRSLAK comes from the coding sequence ATGATTAAAGTATTAATTGTTGAGGACTCTGCGTTTATGCGAAAGTTGCTATCCGACGTATTTTCCGCTGAGTCGGACTTTATAGTAGATACGGCACGCAATGGCAAAGATGCTCTTGATAAAATAAAAAGATTTAAACCCGATTTGATCACTATGGATGTGGAAATGCCGGTTATGGACGGCCTGACAGCCTTAGAAATCATTATGAGGGAAAACCCCACACCGGTAGTTATGGTTAGCAGTCTGACAAGAGACGGCGCCGAAGCCACCATGAAAGCTCTGGACTTGGGAGCGGTTGATTTTGTGGCTAAAACCGCCGGCCCCATATCCAGTGTGGCGGGCATCGGTACTGAAATTATAAATAAATGCCGGGCGGCAGCTCAGGTAAATGTACAGACTTTACGTAGAAAGCCTTTCAGTGCTGTACCGTTGCCGGCAAAGCCGGTGATTTCTTCCGCTCCTTTACCTGTTAAAACATCGGAATATCCGGCTGTTTCCGAGGAGCGTATTGTGGCCATCGGTACTTCGACCGGCGGGCCGCGGGCCTTGCAAGAAATTATTACAAAGCTTCCCGGCAATCTGCCTTGCGGTGTGGTTGTTGTCCAGCATATGCCTCCCGGCTTTACCAAATCGCTGTCGGAACGGTTGAACTCGTTATCTTCGGTAACTGTAAAAGAGGCGGAGCATAATGATGTCATCAGACCGGGATTAGTGCTTATTGCTCCCGGTGATTATCATATGACGGTGGAGGCAGAAGGCGGCAGGAAGGTAGTTAAACTTGCTCAGAATCCGCCAATCGGCGGTCACCGTCCGGCTGTCGATCCGATGCTGGAATCGGTAGCCAAGATATACGGGGCCAAAGCGGTCGGTGTCATCCTAACCGGAATGGGCCATGACGGGGCCAAAGGGATGCAAACTATTAGGCAGCAAAAGGGGTATACGATAGCTGAAGATCAGTCAACTTCTGTAGTATTTGGAATGCCCAAGGCAGCCATAGAATTGGGGGTTATTGATAAAGTTCTGCCACTTCCGGCCATTGCGTCGGAAATTATTAGATCTCTCGCTAAATAA